One genomic window of Polyangium aurulentum includes the following:
- the atpH gene encoding ATP synthase F1 subunit delta: MSYDTIARRYARAVFEIGKEQKNLAQLLRDLGDFSRAYEGSEELRMVLSNPLVDESQREALIKELGGRMSMTETALSTLRLLAHRRRLAALPDIVRQLETLVDEDTGVVRAHVTSAGPLSESYLSKLQGELERSTGKKVVITHKQDPTLIAGIVTRIGDRVIDGSVKARLDSFRESLLGT; this comes from the coding sequence ATGAGCTACGACACGATCGCCAGGCGCTACGCGCGCGCCGTCTTCGAGATCGGCAAGGAGCAGAAGAACCTCGCCCAGCTCCTGCGCGACCTCGGCGATTTCTCCCGCGCCTACGAGGGCAGCGAGGAGCTTCGCATGGTGCTTTCGAACCCGCTCGTGGACGAGTCCCAGCGCGAGGCGCTGATCAAGGAGCTCGGCGGGCGGATGAGCATGACGGAGACGGCGCTGTCGACCTTGCGCCTTCTCGCGCACCGCAGGCGCCTCGCGGCGCTGCCGGACATCGTCCGCCAGCTCGAGACGCTCGTCGACGAGGACACGGGCGTCGTGCGCGCTCACGTGACCAGCGCCGGCCCGCTCAGCGAGTCCTACCTGTCGAAGCTCCAGGGCGAGCTCGAGCGCTCGACGGGCAAGAAGGTCGTCATCACTCACAAGCAGGATCCCACGCTCATCGCCGGCATCGTGACGCGCATCGGCGACCGCGTGATCGACGGCAGCGTCAAGGCCCGCCTCGACAGCTTCCGCGAATCGCTGCTCGGCACTTAG
- the atpA gene encoding F0F1 ATP synthase subunit alpha, whose amino-acid sequence MQLRAEEISQIIKKQIQNIDKAALVTEVGTVLTVGDGIARVYGLSRSMAGELVEFVGAGGETLAGLVLNLEADNVGCAIFGDTSLIKEGDTVKRTGRILDVPVGEAVVGRVVNALGMPIDGKGPIDAKERRRVEVKAPGIIGRQPVKEALQTGIKAIDAMIPIGRGQRELIIGDRQTGKTAVAVDAILNQKGKGVYCFYVAIGQKLSTVRQVVDRLENHGAMEYTTVVAATASETAPLQYIAPYTGVTMGEYFRDTGRHALCIYDDLSKQAVAYRQLSLLLRRPPGREAYPGDVFYLHSRLLERAAKMGDVYFVVRRGTQIPSGDRNFRGIDGKIHIGETAKHEAQKSLEETRKRESGELEIVKDPWSGGSLTALPVIETQAGDVSAYIPTNVISITDGQIFLESDLFFSGVRPAINVGISVSRVGGSAQIKAMRSVAGTLRLDLAQYRAMAAFAQFASDLDAKTRAQLERGARLVEILKQGQYVPLPVEKQVLIIYAATNGYVDDLPVESLGQFERELYAYVEGKHPTVLPDIAEKKVLDDDLKKRLNKAIESFKKTFVPGSAPKATAAAAEDEDEAAAVEEKPKAKTDGKAAKKAKKAK is encoded by the coding sequence ATGCAGCTCAGAGCCGAAGAGATTTCCCAGATCATCAAGAAGCAGATCCAGAACATCGACAAGGCCGCGCTCGTGACCGAGGTGGGCACGGTGCTCACGGTCGGCGACGGCATCGCGCGCGTCTACGGGCTGAGCCGCTCGATGGCAGGCGAGCTCGTCGAGTTCGTGGGCGCGGGCGGCGAGACGCTCGCGGGGCTCGTGCTGAACCTCGAGGCCGACAACGTCGGTTGCGCGATCTTCGGCGACACGAGCCTCATCAAGGAGGGCGACACCGTCAAGCGCACGGGCCGCATCCTCGACGTGCCGGTGGGCGAGGCCGTCGTCGGTCGCGTGGTGAACGCGCTCGGCATGCCGATCGACGGCAAGGGCCCGATCGATGCCAAGGAGCGCCGCCGCGTCGAGGTGAAGGCGCCGGGCATCATCGGCCGCCAGCCGGTGAAGGAGGCGCTGCAGACGGGCATCAAGGCCATCGACGCGATGATCCCGATCGGCCGCGGCCAGCGCGAGCTCATCATCGGCGACCGCCAGACGGGCAAGACGGCCGTCGCGGTCGACGCGATCCTGAACCAGAAGGGCAAGGGCGTTTACTGCTTCTACGTCGCCATCGGGCAGAAGCTGTCGACGGTGCGTCAGGTCGTCGACCGGCTCGAGAACCACGGCGCCATGGAGTACACGACCGTCGTCGCCGCGACCGCGAGCGAGACGGCGCCCTTGCAGTACATCGCGCCCTACACCGGCGTCACGATGGGCGAGTACTTCCGCGACACGGGCCGCCACGCGCTCTGCATCTACGACGACCTGTCGAAGCAAGCCGTCGCCTACCGCCAGCTGTCGCTGCTGCTGCGCCGTCCGCCGGGCCGCGAGGCGTATCCGGGCGACGTCTTCTACCTCCACTCGCGCCTCCTCGAGCGCGCGGCGAAGATGGGCGACGTGTACTTCGTCGTGCGTCGCGGGACGCAGATCCCCTCGGGTGACCGCAACTTCCGCGGCATCGATGGCAAGATCCACATCGGCGAGACCGCGAAGCACGAGGCCCAGAAGAGCCTCGAGGAGACGCGCAAGCGCGAGTCGGGCGAGCTCGAGATCGTGAAGGATCCCTGGTCCGGCGGCTCGCTCACGGCGCTGCCCGTGATCGAGACCCAGGCCGGCGACGTCTCGGCCTACATCCCGACGAACGTCATCAGCATCACGGACGGGCAGATCTTCCTCGAGTCGGATCTGTTCTTCTCGGGCGTTCGTCCGGCCATCAACGTCGGCATCTCCGTGAGCCGCGTCGGTGGCAGCGCGCAGATCAAGGCGATGCGGTCGGTCGCCGGCACCCTGCGCCTCGACCTCGCGCAGTACCGCGCGATGGCGGCGTTCGCGCAGTTCGCCTCCGACCTCGACGCCAAGACGCGGGCTCAGCTCGAGCGCGGCGCGCGCCTCGTCGAGATCCTGAAGCAGGGCCAGTACGTGCCGCTGCCGGTCGAGAAGCAGGTGCTCATCATCTACGCCGCCACCAACGGCTACGTCGATGACCTGCCCGTCGAGTCCCTCGGGCAGTTCGAGCGCGAGCTGTACGCGTACGTCGAAGGCAAGCACCCGACGGTGCTGCCCGACATCGCCGAGAAGAAGGTCCTCGACGACGACCTCAAGAAGCGGCTCAACAAGGCTATCGAGTCGTTCAAGAAGACCTTCGTGCCCGGCTCCGCGCCCAAGGCGACGGCGGCGGCCGCGGAGGACGAGGACGAGGCTGCGGCGGTCGAGGAGAAGCCGAAGGCGAAGACGGACGGCAAGGCCGCGAAGAAGGCCAAGAAAGCGAAGTGA
- the atpG gene encoding ATP synthase F1 subunit gamma encodes MPSLKSIRKRITSVRSTQKITRAMKMVAGARLNRAQQRITELRPYAVKTQEVLAAITRAVRATAAAEPSAPVAAEGEVVLDRPLHPLLVERAEQRVLYVVLTSDRGLCGAFNTNINKRGEREWKSRVEQGHEVHMAVVGRKGRDYFSRRGAPNLRYLPGVWDNLRLDSAQAIGKQILEPFNKGEVDSIYLVYNEFKSAMSQNVVVERLLPVGPAPAAATTEGEGAADATEFIFEPNREALLEVLVPMYVDISILRALYESMASELGARMTAMDAATKNAKEMVQRLTLEYNRARQAAITKELMEIIGGSEALKE; translated from the coding sequence GTGCCTTCGCTCAAGTCCATCCGTAAGCGCATCACCAGCGTCCGCTCGACGCAGAAGATCACGCGCGCCATGAAGATGGTCGCTGGCGCGCGTCTCAACCGCGCCCAGCAGCGCATCACTGAGCTGCGCCCCTACGCGGTGAAGACGCAAGAGGTGCTCGCGGCCATCACGCGTGCCGTCCGCGCGACGGCCGCCGCCGAGCCGAGCGCGCCCGTCGCCGCCGAGGGCGAGGTCGTTCTCGATCGCCCGCTCCACCCGCTCCTCGTCGAGCGGGCGGAGCAGCGCGTGCTGTACGTCGTGCTGACGAGCGACCGCGGTCTGTGCGGCGCGTTCAACACGAACATCAACAAGCGTGGCGAGCGCGAGTGGAAGAGCCGCGTCGAGCAGGGGCACGAGGTCCACATGGCGGTCGTCGGCCGCAAGGGCCGCGACTACTTCAGCCGCCGCGGCGCCCCGAACCTGCGCTACCTGCCCGGCGTCTGGGACAACCTGCGCCTCGACTCGGCGCAGGCCATCGGCAAGCAGATCCTCGAGCCCTTCAACAAGGGCGAGGTCGACAGCATTTACCTCGTCTACAACGAGTTCAAGAGCGCGATGAGCCAGAACGTCGTCGTGGAGCGGCTCCTGCCCGTCGGGCCGGCGCCCGCAGCCGCGACGACCGAGGGCGAAGGCGCGGCCGACGCGACCGAGTTCATCTTCGAGCCGAACCGCGAGGCGCTGCTCGAGGTGCTCGTGCCGATGTACGTCGACATCTCGATCTTGCGCGCGCTCTACGAGTCGATGGCGAGCGAGCTCGGTGCGCGCATGACGGCCATGGACGCGGCGACCAAGAACGCCAAGGAAATGGTCCAGCGGCTCACGCTCGAGTACAACCGAGCGCGCCAGGCCGCGATCACCAAAGAGCTCATGGAAATCATCGGCGGCAGCGAAGCGCTCAAGGAGTAG
- a CDS encoding L-threonylcarbamoyladenylate synthase, with protein sequence MAVLLPINPEHPEPRKIKRAVEILEQGGVIGYPTDAVYGLGCDLMNKAAIERLYQIKGMQRDKNLAFICPDLADISRYAIVENAIYRVLKRFLPGPYCFVLTATREVPKMVQMKQKTVGIRVPAHPVTQALVRELGRPIISTTAAPPGEEPMVDPWEIKERFPGLELVLDAGAGGSVPTTVVDLSEGEVRILREGAGPTDELV encoded by the coding sequence GTGGCCGTACTTCTACCCATCAATCCAGAGCACCCCGAGCCTCGCAAGATCAAGCGGGCCGTGGAGATCCTCGAGCAAGGCGGCGTCATCGGTTACCCGACCGACGCGGTCTACGGTCTCGGCTGCGACCTCATGAACAAGGCCGCGATCGAGCGCCTCTACCAGATCAAGGGCATGCAGCGCGACAAGAACCTCGCGTTCATCTGCCCCGATCTCGCGGACATCTCGCGCTACGCGATCGTCGAGAACGCGATCTACCGCGTGCTCAAGCGCTTCTTGCCCGGCCCGTATTGCTTTGTGCTCACAGCAACGCGGGAGGTGCCGAAGATGGTGCAGATGAAGCAGAAGACCGTGGGCATCCGCGTCCCTGCGCATCCGGTCACGCAAGCGCTCGTGCGCGAGCTCGGCCGCCCCATCATCAGCACCACGGCCGCCCCGCCCGGCGAGGAGCCGATGGTCGATCCCTGGGAGATCAAGGAGCGCTTCCCGGGGCTCGAGCTCGTCCTCGACGCGGGCGCCGGCGGCTCGGTGCCCACCACGGTCGTCGATCTCAGCGAGGGCGAGGTGCGCATCCTGCGCGAGGGCGCGGGCCCCACCGACGAGCTCGTCTGA
- a CDS encoding penicillin-binding protein 1A: MPADRPPQEPPRIAAPPAASPGAPPQGRPANEVRASAPPSAVPPPEPADRWEGARRWARRLGIAAVLLAAAGMLAVAIVIRRYEVDLPSTQDLKSYHPPQVTRVLAKDGTVIGELFVQRRTLVGIANVPDHVKYAVLAAEDAAFYQHKGLDYLGMLRAIAVNLRSSKARQGGSTITQQVVKNVLLTPERTFDRKMREVILARRIEQELTKDEILELYLNHIYFGHGRYGVEEASRYYFGKSIREATIAEAALLAGIVKGPSVYSPRVRMDKALVRREYVLGQMLAKGFATKEEVDAARSSPVLLAPEVETMSELAPEVVDEVRRTLRSLVGPEADQGGYTVTTTIDPALQAAARKSMRASLDGYLARHKLAAPLAKAKKEPAPFEGPPKATFKVYPGVVTGHDDAKGQLLVRVGTLNGAIDLRGPSRYNPKALLPSQFAPVGKVLRVSLVDPKEAAAAARAVDPPGDTAEAVPDDAAEPAPQRAPAVLPGMRLELGPEGALVAIDVASRDIVALVGSYEAVRHGLDRATFAKRQPGSTFKAFVYGYAMHARKLTPATLLETNPAALKGYKPDNYDESEGLSPARVREALAHSVNVAAVSAIDRVGPANVAAFAAELGIESKLGADLSLALGAYEVTPREMAGAYAAFAGGGEYRKPRLISKIVGPGGVELELPTEPPPRRVLDEAEAFVLNSLLKSVVEVGTGKRALTLGRPVAGKTGTSNASKDAWFVGYTTDYAVSVWTGFDDASPLGSGETGAIASLPAFVDFMREAHKGKPVRDFPAPAGGIVRVKIDPESGLKAYEGQENAIEEIFLSGTEPTEEAQPDAGVGDEDAGAAPVEEAPGLNDLPHEGEPAAPPF; encoded by the coding sequence ATGCCGGCCGACCGACCCCCGCAAGAGCCCCCCCGCATCGCTGCGCCTCCCGCCGCATCGCCCGGCGCGCCGCCGCAAGGAAGGCCGGCGAACGAGGTGCGGGCGAGCGCGCCACCCAGCGCGGTGCCGCCGCCGGAGCCGGCCGATCGGTGGGAGGGCGCGCGGCGCTGGGCGCGTCGGCTCGGCATCGCGGCCGTGCTGCTCGCGGCCGCGGGGATGCTGGCGGTGGCCATCGTGATCCGCCGCTACGAGGTGGACCTGCCCTCGACGCAGGACCTGAAGAGCTACCACCCGCCGCAGGTGACGCGCGTGCTCGCGAAGGACGGCACGGTGATCGGCGAGCTGTTCGTCCAGCGCCGCACGCTCGTCGGGATCGCGAACGTGCCCGACCACGTGAAGTACGCGGTGCTCGCGGCCGAGGACGCGGCGTTCTACCAGCACAAGGGGCTCGACTACCTCGGCATGCTGCGCGCCATCGCGGTGAACCTGCGCTCGTCGAAGGCGCGCCAGGGCGGCAGCACGATCACGCAGCAGGTGGTGAAGAACGTGCTGCTCACGCCCGAGCGCACGTTCGATCGGAAGATGCGCGAGGTCATCCTCGCGCGCCGCATCGAGCAGGAGCTGACGAAGGACGAGATCCTCGAGCTGTACCTGAACCACATCTACTTCGGGCACGGCCGCTACGGCGTCGAGGAGGCGAGCCGCTACTACTTCGGCAAGAGCATCCGCGAGGCGACGATCGCAGAGGCTGCGCTGCTCGCGGGCATCGTGAAGGGCCCGAGCGTGTACTCGCCGCGCGTGAGGATGGACAAGGCGCTCGTGCGTCGCGAGTACGTGCTCGGCCAGATGCTCGCCAAGGGCTTCGCCACGAAGGAAGAGGTCGACGCCGCGCGCAGCTCTCCCGTCCTGCTCGCGCCCGAGGTCGAGACGATGAGCGAGCTCGCGCCCGAGGTCGTCGACGAGGTGAGGCGCACACTGCGATCGCTCGTCGGCCCCGAGGCCGATCAGGGCGGCTACACGGTGACGACCACCATCGACCCGGCGCTGCAAGCCGCGGCGCGCAAGTCGATGCGCGCGAGCCTCGACGGCTACCTCGCGCGTCACAAGCTCGCCGCGCCGCTCGCGAAGGCGAAGAAGGAGCCTGCGCCGTTCGAGGGCCCGCCCAAGGCGACCTTCAAGGTTTATCCGGGCGTCGTGACGGGCCACGACGACGCGAAGGGCCAGCTCCTCGTGCGCGTCGGGACGCTGAACGGCGCGATCGATCTGCGCGGGCCGAGCCGCTACAACCCGAAGGCGCTCTTGCCGAGCCAGTTCGCGCCCGTGGGCAAGGTGCTGCGCGTGAGCCTGGTCGATCCGAAGGAGGCCGCCGCCGCCGCGCGCGCCGTCGATCCGCCCGGTGACACGGCCGAGGCCGTGCCCGACGACGCCGCCGAGCCCGCCCCGCAGCGCGCGCCCGCCGTGCTTCCCGGCATGCGCCTCGAGCTCGGCCCCGAGGGCGCGCTCGTCGCGATCGACGTGGCCAGCCGCGACATCGTGGCCCTCGTCGGCAGCTACGAGGCCGTGCGCCACGGGCTCGACCGCGCGACCTTCGCCAAGCGTCAGCCGGGCTCGACGTTCAAGGCCTTCGTCTACGGCTACGCGATGCACGCGCGCAAGCTCACGCCCGCCACGCTGCTCGAGACGAACCCGGCCGCGCTGAAGGGCTACAAGCCGGACAACTACGACGAGAGCGAAGGTCTGTCGCCGGCGCGCGTTCGCGAGGCGCTCGCGCACAGCGTCAACGTCGCGGCCGTGTCGGCGATCGATCGGGTGGGCCCCGCGAACGTGGCGGCCTTCGCGGCCGAGCTCGGGATCGAGTCGAAGCTCGGCGCAGACCTGTCGCTCGCGCTCGGCGCCTACGAGGTGACCCCGCGCGAGATGGCGGGCGCGTACGCCGCGTTCGCCGGCGGCGGCGAGTACCGAAAGCCGCGGCTCATCTCCAAGATCGTGGGCCCGGGCGGCGTGGAGCTCGAGCTGCCCACCGAGCCTCCGCCGCGCCGCGTGCTCGACGAGGCGGAGGCGTTCGTGCTCAACAGCCTTCTCAAGAGCGTGGTCGAGGTCGGCACGGGCAAGCGCGCGCTCACGCTGGGGCGGCCCGTGGCGGGCAAGACGGGCACGTCAAACGCGTCGAAGGATGCGTGGTTCGTCGGGTACACGACCGACTACGCCGTGTCGGTGTGGACCGGCTTCGACGACGCCTCGCCGCTCGGCTCCGGGGAGACGGGCGCGATCGCGTCGCTTCCTGCGTTCGTCGACTTCATGCGCGAGGCGCACAAGGGCAAGCCCGTGCGCGACTTCCCCGCCCCGGCCGGAGGCATCGTGCGGGTGAAGATCGATCCCGAGAGCGGGCTCAAGGCGTACGAGGGGCAGGAGAACGCGATCGAGGAGATCTTCCTCTCGGGCACAGAGCCGACCGAGGAAGCGCAGCCCGATGCGGGCGTCGGCGACGAGGACGCAGGCGCCGCGCCGGTCGAAGAGGCGCCAGGCCTGAACGATCTGCCGCACGAGGGCGAGCCCGCGGCCCCGCCGTTTTAG
- a CDS encoding serine/threonine-protein kinase: MRPQDPNIGRDILGGQFQILQKIGSGGMGSVYKAAQPAMNRMVAVKILHPKLANRKDLVSRFRREARAMSHLTHPNTVKVLLYGELEDGSLYIVMEYLEGKNLNQVVRKEGPMSSDRAIPILIQVCGALQEAHSQGIIHRDLKPENIFLSTNGGLRDFPKVLDFGLAKVTERELRPGSVMLTQEGMVFGTPEFMSPEQAQGKPLDARSDIYSLAVILYEMLTGKLPFEARTPMEYIQHHVTKPPIALEVRVQGKTFPPGLGAVIAKALEKRPEDRFPSAADFADALKPFAPGGGKGFSGLFPASSIAVLEQANKSHAEAASVKSPPSPAVAPAPASGNNAPAQEAPRSQQNGGAAPNTARPIEPTRPMSAVQTTPRGMAAPQGAMPKTVKMTATDNPPSTKPVPSQPKTAAASAELAPVKQTPSTLMLVLVAVGFLLVGVVLAVVVLKLIR; encoded by the coding sequence ATGCGCCCGCAAGACCCGAACATCGGCCGAGACATCCTGGGCGGTCAGTTCCAGATCCTTCAGAAGATCGGGTCGGGCGGGATGGGATCCGTCTACAAGGCCGCCCAACCGGCGATGAACCGGATGGTGGCGGTCAAGATCCTCCACCCGAAGCTCGCGAATCGTAAGGACCTGGTCTCGCGCTTCCGCCGTGAAGCGCGCGCGATGAGCCACCTGACGCACCCGAACACGGTGAAGGTGCTGCTCTACGGCGAGCTCGAGGACGGCTCTCTCTACATCGTGATGGAGTACCTGGAGGGCAAGAACCTGAACCAGGTCGTGCGCAAGGAAGGACCGATGTCGTCCGACCGCGCGATCCCCATCCTCATCCAGGTCTGCGGCGCGCTGCAGGAAGCGCACTCGCAGGGGATCATCCACCGCGACCTCAAGCCCGAGAACATCTTCCTCTCGACCAACGGCGGCCTGCGCGACTTCCCGAAGGTCCTCGACTTCGGCCTCGCGAAGGTCACCGAGCGCGAGCTGCGACCAGGCTCGGTGATGCTCACGCAAGAGGGCATGGTCTTCGGCACGCCCGAGTTCATGTCGCCCGAGCAGGCGCAAGGAAAGCCGCTCGATGCGCGCAGCGACATCTACTCGCTCGCCGTCATCCTCTACGAGATGCTCACCGGCAAGCTGCCGTTCGAGGCGCGCACGCCGATGGAGTACATCCAGCACCACGTCACCAAGCCCCCCATCGCGCTCGAGGTGCGCGTGCAGGGCAAGACGTTCCCGCCGGGTCTCGGCGCGGTGATCGCCAAGGCGCTCGAGAAGCGACCCGAAGACAGGTTCCCCTCCGCCGCAGACTTCGCCGACGCGCTCAAGCCCTTCGCGCCCGGCGGAGGCAAGGGCTTCTCGGGCCTGTTCCCCGCGAGCAGCATCGCGGTGCTCGAGCAAGCGAACAAGTCGCACGCAGAAGCCGCGAGCGTGAAGTCACCGCCGTCGCCCGCCGTGGCGCCCGCGCCCGCGTCGGGCAACAACGCGCCCGCGCAAGAGGCGCCTCGCTCGCAGCAGAACGGCGGCGCAGCTCCGAACACGGCGCGACCGATCGAGCCGACGCGACCGATGTCGGCCGTGCAGACGACGCCGCGCGGGATGGCAGCGCCGCAGGGCGCGATGCCGAAGACGGTGAAGATGACGGCGACCGACAACCCGCCGTCCACCAAGCCCGTTCCCTCGCAGCCGAAGACGGCAGCAGCATCGGCCGAGCTGGCGCCCGTGAAGCAAACGCCGTCGACGCTGATGCTCGTGCTCGTCGCGGTGGGCTTTCTGCTCGTCGGCGTGGTGCTCGCGGTCGTGGTCCTCAAGCTGATCCGCTGA
- the pgeF gene encoding peptidoglycan editing factor PgeF encodes MSPPVVRAHLLSAEGFRHAFFTRIGGISGPPWDSLNIASSTGDDPDAVRENIRRCAAALGVPMERLYFLSQVHGTDALVLDGTEDREDVVRKVGDITASRVSGVACGVRSADCTPVLLADRRSGAVVAVHSGWRGTVANAAAAGVDALRALAPDASIIAAIGPHIERCCFEVGDDVASTLASCSSLGEASIDRSHDKPHVDLRRIVRAQLESAGVDGALIEDVHGCTVCDAERFFSYRRDGARSGRLLSAIVAR; translated from the coding sequence GTGAGTCCACCCGTCGTCAGAGCGCATCTGCTCTCCGCCGAGGGATTCCGGCACGCCTTTTTCACGCGGATCGGCGGGATCAGCGGCCCTCCCTGGGACTCGCTCAACATCGCCTCCTCCACCGGAGACGACCCGGACGCCGTCCGCGAGAACATCCGACGGTGTGCTGCCGCCCTGGGCGTGCCCATGGAACGGCTTTATTTCCTCAGTCAAGTCCATGGAACCGACGCCCTCGTCCTCGACGGCACGGAAGATCGCGAGGATGTCGTCCGCAAGGTGGGTGACATCACCGCCTCGAGGGTGTCCGGGGTGGCTTGTGGGGTGCGATCGGCCGATTGTACGCCGGTATTGCTTGCAGATCGGCGAAGTGGCGCGGTGGTCGCCGTGCACAGCGGCTGGCGAGGCACGGTCGCGAACGCGGCGGCGGCGGGCGTCGACGCTCTGCGCGCGCTCGCGCCCGACGCGTCGATCATCGCGGCGATCGGACCGCACATCGAGCGCTGCTGCTTCGAGGTCGGCGACGACGTCGCATCCACGCTCGCTTCTTGCTCGAGCCTCGGCGAGGCGTCGATCGACCGCAGCCACGACAAGCCGCACGTCGACCTGCGGCGCATCGTCCGCGCGCAGCTCGAGTCCGCGGGCGTCGACGGCGCGCTGATCGAGGACGTGCACGGCTGCACCGTGTGCGACGCCGAGCGCTTCTTCTCCTACCGGCGCGACGGCGCGCGCAGCGGCAGGCTCCTGTCCGCGATCGTCGCGCGCTAG
- a CDS encoding zinc-dependent alcohol dehydrogenase family protein, whose amino-acid sequence MKAIRVDAFGPPAEVVRYLEAPEPESPRQGEVLVSVEAAPINPSDLLILSGIYGALPRLPTFPGKEGVGRVESVGSDVTQVKRGDRVMLPLGAGTWRQRVTVRADEVIPAPADADPAKLSMGIINPLTAHALLHEFVKLGRGEWVVQNAASSSIGRWIIHLAKEAGLKTVNVVRHESACDPLLALGANVVLVDGAELGKRIMAATRGAQIKLVLDAVAGSATTRIAACLDHGGTVVSYGMLSGEPIMLSPNDLIFRDIHLDGFWLLSHLRSQPADKTRALVTKMLGLIASGAVDVAVEASYGLDRIRDAVAHAQRPGRNGKIVLLPNAEPTS is encoded by the coding sequence ATGAAGGCAATTCGAGTCGATGCGTTCGGCCCGCCCGCAGAGGTGGTCCGCTACCTCGAGGCCCCCGAGCCGGAGTCGCCGCGCCAAGGCGAGGTGCTCGTCTCCGTCGAGGCTGCCCCGATCAACCCCTCTGATCTGCTGATCCTCTCGGGCATCTACGGCGCGCTCCCGCGGCTGCCGACGTTCCCAGGCAAGGAAGGCGTCGGCCGCGTCGAGAGCGTGGGCTCCGACGTGACGCAGGTGAAGCGAGGCGACCGCGTGATGCTGCCGCTCGGCGCAGGCACGTGGAGGCAGCGCGTGACGGTGCGCGCCGACGAGGTGATCCCCGCGCCTGCGGACGCCGATCCCGCGAAGCTGTCGATGGGCATCATCAACCCGCTCACCGCGCACGCGCTCTTGCACGAGTTCGTCAAGCTCGGTCGGGGCGAGTGGGTCGTGCAGAACGCGGCGAGCTCGTCGATCGGTCGGTGGATCATCCACCTCGCGAAGGAAGCTGGGCTCAAGACGGTGAACGTCGTGCGGCACGAGTCGGCGTGCGATCCGCTGCTCGCGCTCGGCGCGAACGTGGTGCTCGTCGACGGCGCCGAGCTCGGCAAGCGCATCATGGCGGCGACGCGCGGCGCGCAGATCAAGCTCGTGCTCGACGCGGTCGCGGGCAGCGCGACCACGCGCATCGCGGCGTGCCTCGATCACGGCGGCACGGTCGTCAGCTACGGCATGCTGAGCGGAGAGCCGATCATGCTGTCGCCGAACGATCTCATCTTCCGCGACATCCACCTCGACGGCTTCTGGCTCCTGTCGCACCTGCGCTCGCAGCCCGCCGACAAGACGCGCGCGCTCGTCACGAAGATGCTCGGGCTCATCGCGTCGGGCGCGGTCGACGTCGCCGTGGAGGCGAGCTACGGGCTCGATCGGATCAGGGACGCCGTCGCGCACGCGCAGCGCCCGGGCCGCAACGGCAAGATCGTTCTGCTGCCGAACGCAGAGCCGACGAGCTAG